The Candidatus Nitrosocosmicus franklandus genome contains a region encoding:
- a CDS encoding Ig-like domain-containing protein, whose protein sequence is MRVNNNRETPDSEDPSQVQQPSQIDMTSPNVLSVTPNVSTSGIPVTTTITVTFSEPVDASTVTPDTFTLETDNNKVQGSISLSTDGTTVIFTPASALAGSSIYTATISDVKDLAGNTMNFASPWSFTTESEVSSPSQTPPSPPQQPSPSTPSNPNGGGSSGGGGNSGSSSGGPGGGVLGDIKTSPTEKDVLKDAAQYVEDEKMVDRILPIILSKMDKRQLATTVLPYLDLQVSVRIGEGETKNAEGDTPRNIVTRGSCAGDEILIGGGFQASGASKIYYNTIDNGQWRTYASHNPVDLPSSTSSTVASYPICLKAELVPKDPNAPTLTNGGS, encoded by the coding sequence ATGAGAGTAAATAACAACAGAGAGACACCTGATTCGGAAGACCCATCTCAGGTCCAGCAACCATCCCAAATAGATATGACATCTCCTAACGTTTTAAGTGTTACCCCAAATGTGAGCACATCTGGTATTCCAGTAACTACAACTATAACCGTGACATTCAGCGAACCAGTGGATGCTTCAACCGTTACCCCCGATACGTTTACCCTGGAAACTGATAATAACAAGGTGCAGGGAAGCATTTCACTAAGCACAGATGGAACTACTGTGATATTTACTCCCGCTTCAGCTTTAGCCGGTTCGTCGATATACACGGCAACAATTTCTGATGTCAAGGACTTGGCTGGAAACACCATGAATTTTGCATCACCATGGTCGTTTACTACTGAGTCTGAAGTTTCATCACCATCACAAACACCACCATCACCACCTCAACAGCCTTCTCCATCAACACCTTCTAATCCTAATGGTGGCGGTAGTAGCGGTGGTGGAGGTAATTCTGGAAGTAGTAGCGGTGGTCCAGGAGGAGGAGTTTTAGGAGATATAAAGACCAGTCCAACAGAGAAAGATGTCCTCAAAGATGCTGCACAATACGTCGAGGATGAAAAGATGGTAGATAGAATTCTGCCAATCATATTATCAAAGATGGATAAGAGACAATTAGCAACAACCGTGCTTCCGTACCTAGATTTGCAAGTGTCGGTGCGGATAGGTGAAGGAGAAACAAAAAATGCAGAGGGTGATACTCCACGTAATATCGTTACAAGAGGCTCTTGTGCTGGAGATGAAATTTTAATCGGTGGCGGATTTCAAGCTAGTGGGGCATCTAAAATCTACTACAATACCATTGATAATGGACAATGGCGTACCTATGCGTCACATAATCCTGTTGATCTTCCTTCATCTACCTCTAGTACTGTTGCATCATACCCTATTTGTCTAAAAGCTGAACTAGTACCAAAAGACCCTAATGCACCTACTTTGACCAATGGAGGATCTTAA